The sequence below is a genomic window from Ipomoea triloba cultivar NCNSP0323 chromosome 10, ASM357664v1.
TTCATCCTTGCATTAGTTTAATGAATGTCCCTGAATGAACTGCATTATTTGGCATTACAAGTGGctatttaatatacatatatcaCATTAGCACAGCAGGGTTGACCAAACCTCATTAATAGGGGGACCTTAATGGAAGACTAACAGTTTTGCCTTTGAGGGGGGAGGAAGTTCAACAAATATTGAAACTTTCAGTAATTTATAGAAGAGAAAGATAGTTGTATTTTATGGGAGGTCAGCATAGCCATTAGCCAGTTACCCAGCCTCAAGAAATACTTGAATTTCACCCTTGGCTATGAAGCATCTGATCATCTTAGAGAGAGGTGGAAGTGAGAAAAACCTTATCTGATGAAAATAACCTAAAAACTGAAACAGTCGCTCTCTACCATCACATCCATTTAAGCACATATGCAGGGCTGGAGCAGCATACTTGTTTTAAGAATGGATTACAGTACACAGCATGTAAAATGATGTATTTGATTGAGAGTAAAAGATTACTCCTGCACTAAAATTATCTAGTAAATGCTTCTGATCAATAATACCTAAATTAAGCTGTTCACACATTTATTTAAGTTGTAAGAAATTAGAAATTTGCTCGGTTAAAATAAGATATtgtaatatgttaactacagagGAAGTCCATTGTCCAAGTCTTATTTCACATGACAACCTAGTTCAAGTTTTGACTAGGAAAACACAGCTCAATAAATCAGGAGATCAGAAATTTTTATTAGACATCTTAGTGACCATAGTTTAGGGATATGAACAATATCTAAAAGATACACTTCAATTTCCCTAACTCAACGAAAAATGATATCATCTagttaatacaataataaaaacTCAGACAAGAACATGAGTGCATAAATGCTTACCTCAATTGCCATTAGAGGAGGCATTTCAACTTGTGTGCAAGCTAGGAATGTGATCCCCTCACGTACAACTTGGAAAAGGTAATGCGTGGGTGAAGCAATCACAGGCAAATGCTAAACATTCAACACAAGTATAAGGGAGACACTTATCGAAAATATGAACAGCGAATTCAAGGCATTTTCATCTAACACTGCAAGTCGTACAGAAACTTGAACGCACAAAATGAACTCAGAAACGCTACCTTGAAAGAATCACCTTGAGAGATTGATTGTTCCCAGAACCAATCACATATTGACCTGTCGACACGGTGCCCAGTGAGCTGTTTCTCTAGCATTACCTCCCTGCAATCACAATTTACAGGTTTATTATCTTCAAAAACTATAATTCAATCAtcctcattaaaaaaaaaaaaaaaaaaaaaaattttttttaaaataaaaaaaaaaaaaaaaaaaaaaattttttttaaaataaaaaaaaaaaaaaaaaaaaaaattttttttaaaataaaaaaaaaaaaaaaaaaaaaaattttttttaaaataaaaaaaaaaaaaaaaaaaaaaattttttttaaaataaaaaaaaaaaaaaaaaaaaaaattttttttaaaataaaaaaaaaaaaaaaaaaaaaaagaaaagaaaaaaaacgcTTTCTTCTGAGCCACTAAATctcaattcaaaattaaaatttccaaGTTCAAGAGAAGTAAACAAACAATAAAGACAAAAGAGAAATAAGAAAATGCATAGCATACCCAGAATCAGAAAGAAGGAAAATGCACTGCAacatgttttcttcttcttcttcttctcgatCTCTTTTTTCCTACTTTACTCGAGGAGCATACGATCAGATCCTTCTGTCGATCTCTCCTGATCTCCTCTTTGCATCGAGACGGACCAGTCGGGTTGCGTTGTGATTGGGCCAAGTtggtttcaattttttaattattaaggaaAATTACTAACTcaatgggtagctcaagtggcaagtgagctctttgGGTTCAATTCTCACAAATGACGATTCTCCCTTGGGAAAGACCctataaatttaccaaaaacaattaaggaaaattacttttttaagTCCTGagttataaaataattgtagaatttgttcTTGATCGTGCTCACTTATAACTCCTAAACTATTATTGACATGGTACTTTTCgttattttattaactttttgtgttcatttttcatccctaagttatactaAAGTTGTAAAGTTtgtccctaatgttttgttagttgGGTGATGAAAAGTACAATGccaataataacttagggaGAAAAGTGAACATAATCAATAATtatggacgaattctacaattatcatataacttaaggacgaaaaataaaatttttttccaTTATTCTAATATTTTATTGGGCCATTAACAACCcggggtgtggttgagtgggaACTGTGAAGAGTCAAAGAGAtcatccatccttaaccaaatgtCAAGGGTTTAATACATTATATgttcaattgttatatcgtggaccctaGTCACATATGACATCgttttttaattctaattttgaCTGTGACTGTTTGTTGTTCAGTTCACGTTACATGTTTTTGTTATTGTAAAACATAtgtttgtgtcttgtgttatgaaattctgtactatatgaattatatacttgaaacaaaatatataacatgtgcgcgtatgtgtcttgtgtttgTACTTTAAGAGTGAATTTTGTACCTGGAATAGATTTGTAGTTGTGTAACATATAACATAGTGTGTGTTTTATGCTAtgaatttatgtcttgtattgtgaaattatgtgtctataaaacataaagtctctacctaaattatatttaaaaataagtaaatatataacatgagtctgtgtcttgtgttgtgaatttttgtgtattgtgttatgaaatttgtaCTTTGAGTATGAATTCTATACCTGGAATATATTAGTATTTGTCTAGAAACATAAAAAATAGGAAACCGCAAAATatgttaaaacttaaatatcaaaatgatgtcatttcgaTCTAGGATTCTAGGGtgttaaaacttaaatataaaaataatgtcattttgACATAGGGTCCataatccatgatataaattgtttaGTAAGTTAACCGCATACACATTGTGACCCTATCTAAGTTGGTCCTGCTTTTTACTACTTTCATTGAGAGTAGTCTATTAACCTTTTTCATTTGAGTCAGTCAATTATGAACAATCCAagctagtttacctccttgtggtcttgGATTGCAAGACGCGATTTACCCAATGCACAAATTTGGACAATTAATTATGAACAATCCAAACTAGTTTACCTCCTGATGGCCCTGGGTCGCAAGACAAGATTTACTCAATGCACAAATTCAGACAATAATTGTGAATTTCCCTCATCCAAAACAAAATCATGAACTTTTGATAAAATTAAGTCAAACTTTATTATTGTTTCGAATATGTTTACACATGCATGTGTATTGTGTATAGCGCGAATTCGAGAAAGTATTAGAGCTAAATGATTATGAAAGAATACAGAACTTGTGGAGCTTGTAGGAGAGTTGCCCCTTTGATGGTAAAATTTGGAAACTATTATAGCAGAAGAGTAGCACAGCAACAAGTCTTCATGGAGCCATGATCAAACAATTACTTTGATCAACACTAAATTCCTCCGCCCAAATtgtgaaaacaaattaaatcacAAGAGCCATGATTTTCTCCAATATAAAGAAAACAGTATCAAATGACTATGGAGTATCAGCAAACTTGTTGATAATTCACACACAGTAAATAATCTAACCTCCAAAATATAGTAAAAGAAAGAAGACCCAACTTGTCAACCACATATGATGCACAGAAAATCTATCTTCCTAATAATGCAACGCGATCCTTCTGTACTGCCTGCCCCAAGTTGATGTCGAAGAGCTCACATCGAATTGGCATCTCCATTTCATAGAAAGGGTTCTTCAAAACGTAATCAGTGTACAGTTCGTAGATATATTTCAAGAGAGGTTCCATGTGCTGTGTTCCAGGCTCACAAACCACAAAAAATTTTGTCCCTGCAGTATAAATAATTTGATCCATTATGTATGCCAAGCACTTGTCAAAACATGCAGGATCATTCAACGGCAAGCACTAGAAGCACTAGAAACATCGCTCTGGGTCATTCAACTTTAGCAAACAGCAAGCACACGGTTCAACCAAAGCACAAAGCAGTTGCAGTTAAAGTACTTTACTGAGAGCATACTaaaagggtgtgtttggttcaaacttTGGAATCAGAATGATAAtggaaatcaaatacttggtaatggtaatggtaatgggtttaaGTAGAAAGGGACTCTTCGTTCAGTAGTAAATAGgaatttaaatcaaaataaataaataaagaaataattaattatatacatatatacacatacatatatgtgtatcaatgtatatatattaaagttccaTATTTAATGCATTGACAATGATCTTCTTTTTTTGTCTTCTTCATTTTTGAttccattgttcaaaagtagggGAGAAGAAGGATAATGGGTTTTATACTAAAGGATTTGAATCCCATAGTAGAATAGCAAACGTAGACAAATATACATGTAATTGGTATCAAATCCCATAGCAGGGTACAAAAGTTCCTAACCAAACACAACCTAAGACTTCGAACAAATCATTGAATATGATAGAAGAGCACCATCCATCTCCATAGGTCTACAACATAAGGTACTCAAAACATAGGTTGCAGGTTTATAGTTCACCTAATAAGAAAATATCTTGTTTTTCTTTCAAATATCCATATTTTTCAGGGGTATATGCTCAGCATATTAGAATGACAAACCAGCATAGCATTTACTCATGCACCTTCGGCCCTAGGCAAACTTCCACTTCACACAAGTCAAAATGTGAGTAAGACTCGCTACTCTCATCTTGGCCAAAATTTATCATGGTTAACAATCAAACAATATCTATGTCTATGAAGGTTAAaaaccataaattttgaaaatataaaggaTCAAAGTGGTAATGCAGCAAGGAACCAAGAGATTATGTAGAACTAGAATACTGAATACCCATCACTCTTGAAAAGAAAATGTGGGTGCATGGATGGAACAGTGGATGTTACAATCTATGaccctaataaaaaaaaataaggagaTCATCTTGGTGACAATTGCATATGGATAATGGATTAGCCAACAAACTAAACTTGTTGAGGAAAGAAATGGGAGCTCGATTGCTCTAAAGCACAAAACACAAAGCAAAGCATCACATTTTCACATAAACTGATCCAACACAAAATCAATTTTCAACCACTAGAATAGTATATATAACTTACAATCATACGCAAATGTTTGATAGTGCAACTCTTATGATTATACTTGATAGTTTTAGGCTTACAATTGCATTGATTGGTTACACTCTCGTTACATGAATATAATTCATCCTGGAAGATAACTCTTAGATGGTGAGACGCTGACAACCTGACAATCTGATTATCTGACATTATTTTATTGTTGACTTCAATAATTCAATCTATTTAAcacaattacaaatttataaggTCAGAGAACTAGGAGTTATAGGGGGGAATGAAAGAATCAGTATAACCCAAACGAGAaccattattaaaaaattgttcTCTTTTTCCCCAAGAATCAGAAGGAGAaacaggaaaagaaaaaagaaaatcactATGGCCCAAACTTTTTAGGAATAGAAACCAGACAATTGTACCTAGAATGAAATCAGAAAGgaagaaacaaaataaagaatagaaggaaaagagagagagagagagtgcgGAAGAGTAGAAAGAGAGCAAAGAATTTTGTACCTGGAACTGAGCTTCTATTATCACTCATAGCTTTAAGTGACCATACAAATGGGAGAAGACTAGAAAGTTAAGCAATTTATTCTTATTCCTCACTAAGcaataattgaatttttattgaaaGTACACATTTTTTCTTGCTTTTTTTATCTTATTGCTTCAGTATTGAAGCACAATAAAGTGACTGCATTCTCATTTTGTTGTTGCTTGCAGCAACAAAGATAATGCTTTTAACAAGTTACATTCGGGACATGGATCCTCTTGTCCTAATTATATTTTGTCTTCGTGCCTTAAGatataaattcaataaaaatcTTCCCCAAAATCACAATATGTCCTGAATTCTTGTTGTGATACTAATAAATCATCATCAAACATGGTTAGCATGTTAGCACTTCAGTGATTAACAAAATGGATCATTTTTGAGTGCTGCGATTAATGTATCTGCGGACAAAATCCCAATTTAGAGGTAAGACTCTAACATACTAATAAGCAAGACCCTCTAATTAgtgcattatttttatttttggtatagCGGACTCTAATTAGTGCATTGTACAAACAGATCAAGGTCAAACTATGGTACCCATGCCATTCATTTTACCCAGCTTACCTATGTTGGAGATATACTAGGTATATACACTGAAAATGCACTATAAATTGGCCATAGCTATGTCAGAAATGTACTGTATCAGTGTATCTGCCACAGGTAACCAAGCCTGAGTAACAGAAAggttaaaattatttatttaaagaatTGAATTATTTTCTTCTCCCCATCAAGTACCTTTACAAACATGGAATCATTGATGATTTCAAGTAAGCAACCATAAAGATAAGAAGTATTGGTATGCACAAAAAGTCCCTTCACACTGAGAATACTTCCACACTATCAAATTCCCTTATGGTTGACTTTAACCacaatatgtgtgtgtatttgtttttctttttttggttttctGCAATATAACTCAACATCAAGAAATCAAAACAGATTCATCCATGAATATCTagatttaattacaatttttgttTCTATATACTATTGGCACTCTTGAAGCATAAATCAAATTATACACCATTCCCTTTAAAATTTCACTTAAATTAAAGAAGGGCACAACTGCACAAGTGCAACAAAACACACGCGAAATGAAAATTCATTATTAGTTTTGTAGAAAACGAAAATACCAGTGAGAGATTGGAAGCAGTGGAGATCAAAGGTATCGGCTTGAAGGAGTTCAATGCCCGAGCATCCCATGATTGGAGAAAGTTGCTGAGAAATGGCGTGCATCGAATGCCAAAGACTCGCCAACCTCAAGCTATCGTTGGTGTCCATTCTTCCAGCTGATCCATAATCCTAAGGGTTTCAGATCAACACTTCAATAGAtcaacatttcaatttttttccagAATATGTTTTACAAAATTGAAAGCTCAAAGCTAAGCAGaacaaaatttgtcaaaatataaACCTTGTAGAAAATAAGGCCTCCTGATTTGTTGATGATGTAGAGACTGTAAATCGCCGCCATTTTcactgaaaaatgaaaatatttttgttcttaTTGCTGGACTTCAGAAAGGCATTTGAGATTTTGATCAGATCGGGTTGCAGTGATAGTAGGACTTTGTGCCAGTTaactccaaattttcaatttttttccctaatatttcaattttattctttattattttattggttGTTTTTGTTATAAAGAAATGTATTTAGTGGCCATTATTTTGTAACTGTTGTAACGGTCACCATTatgattgttattattactactgttatatatatatgtcctttGTAACTTGTACATGTACGATGGAATAAAACACTTTCTCCCTATTCTTTGTTCTCTCTATCCCTGCAATGTTCACGGTTAGAAGCTAAAGGCCGACGGGCACAACAAAATctcaacacgttatcagcacgctcCCTTACGGTGAACGGTACAAATTCTTTATTCGAATATGCatattttatacggagtatatgttatatgcaatTCGTATGTTTTCTTGAATATGCAAATATTGTTTGCTGCATTTTTCCTTTGCTtcaaatttccttttttttctccACCAATTTGCTAATATATATTTAGCATAAGAGAAATTTACAAGC
It includes:
- the LOC116033628 gene encoding trafficking protein particle complex subunit 4-like; the protein is MAAIYSLYIINKSGGLIFYKDYGSAGRMDTNDSLRLASLWHSMHAISQQLSPIMGCSGIELLQADTFDLHCFQSLTGTKFFVVCEPGTQHMEPLLKYIYELYTDYVLKNPFYEMEMPIRCELFDINLGQAVQKDRVALLGR